One window from the genome of Dermochelys coriacea isolate rDerCor1 chromosome 19, rDerCor1.pri.v4, whole genome shotgun sequence encodes:
- the LOC119845279 gene encoding elongation factor 1-alpha, oocyte form isoform X2, translating into MGKEKIHINIVVIGHVDSGKSTTTGHLIYKCGGIDKRTIEKFEKEAAEMGKGSFKYAWVLDKLKAERERGITIDISLWKFETTKYYITIIDAPGHRDFIKNMITGTSQADCAVLIVAAGVGEFEAGISKNGQTREHALLAYTLGVKQLIIGVNKMDSTEPPYSSKRYQEITKEVGAYVKKIGYNPASVAFVPISGWHGDNMLEASAKMPWFKGWKITRKDGNAAGTTLMEALDSIIPPSRPINKPLRLPLQDVYKIGGIGTVPVGRVETGFMKAGMVVTFAPTNITTEVKSVEMHHEALAEALPGDNIGFNVKNVSVKDIRRGNVAGDSKNDPPMEAGSFTSQVIILNHPGKIAAGYSPVLDCHTAHIACKFAELKEKIDRRSGKKLEDNPKALKSGDAAIVQMIPGKPMCVESFSDYPPLGRFAVRDMRQTVAVGVIKGVEKKASAAAKVTKSAVKASKK; encoded by the exons ATGGGAAAAGAGAAAATCCATATCAACATTGTGGTGATTGGCCATGTGGACTCTGGGAAATCGACTACTACTGGGCACCTCATCTACAAGTGTGGGGGCATCGACAAGAGAACCATTGAGAAGTTTGAGAAGGAGGCAGCTGAG ATGGGGAAGGGATCCTTCAAATATGCCTGGGTGCTGGATAAGCTGAAGGCTGAACGGGAGCGTGGGATCACCATTGACATCTCCCTGTGGAAGTTCGAGACCACCAAGTACTACATCACCATCATTGATGCCCCTGGCCACAGAGATTTCATCAAGAACATGATCACCGGCACCTCTCAG GCTGACTGTGCAGTGCTGATTGTGGCAGCTGGTGTGGGAGAGTTTGAAGCTGGCATCTCTAAGAATGGGCAGACCCGGGAGCATGCCCTGCTGGCCTACACGCTGGGGGTGAAGCAACTTATCATTGGGGTGAATAAGATGGACTCCACAGAGCCCCCTTACAGCAGCAAGCGCTACCAGGAGATCACCAAGGAAGTGGGTGCCTATGTCAAGAAGATTGGCTACAACCCAGCCTCTGTGGCATTTGTGCCCATCTCTGGCTGGCATGGGGACAACATGCTGGAGGCCAGTGCCAAA ATGCCTTGGTTCAAAGGCTGGAAGATCACTAGGAAGGATGGGAATGCTGCAGGCACCACTCTAATGGAAGCTCTGGATTCCATTATCCCTCCTTCCCGCCCAATTAACAAGCCACTCCGCCTGCCCCTGCAGGATGTCTACAAGATTGGCG GTATCGGAACGGTCCCCGTGGGCCGTGTGGAGACAGGCTTCATGAAGGCTGGCATGGTGGTGACTTTTGCCCCCACCAACATCACCACAGAGGTGAAATCGGTGGAAATGCATCATGAGGCTCTGGCAGAGGCACTGCCAGGTGACAACATTGGGTTCAACGTGAAGAACGTGTCTGTGAAAGACATCCGGCGTGGGAACGTGGCCGGAGACAGCAAGAACGACCCTCCCATGGAGGCCGGTAGCTTCACCTCTcag GTCATCATCCTGAACCACCCAGGCAAGATAGCTGCTGGCTACTCCCCAGTGCTGGATTGCCATACTGCTCACATCGCCTGCAAATTTGCAGAGCTGAAGGAGAAGATCGACCGCAGGTCTGGCAAGAAGCTGGAGGACAATCCCAAGGCCCTGAAGTCTGGAGATGCTGCCATTGTGCAGATGATTCCTGGCAAACCCATGTGTGTGGAGAGCTTCTCAGACTACCCACCTCTTG GTCGCTTTGCTGTTCGTGACATGAGACAGACGGTGGCTGTGGGTGTGATCAAGGGGGTAGAGAAGAAAGCCAGTGCAGCTGCCAAAGTCACCAAATCAGCTGTGAAGGCCAGTAAGAAATGA
- the LOC119845279 gene encoding elongation factor 1-alpha, oocyte form isoform X1 encodes MGKEKIHINIVVIGHVDSGKSTTTGHLIYKCGGIDKRTIEKFEKEAAEMGKGSFKYAWVLDKLKAERERGITIDISLWKFETTKYYITIIDAPGHRDFIKNMITGTSQVWTDPALGEGDDMPKQLELWHALILCPSLPQADCAVLIVAAGVGEFEAGISKNGQTREHALLAYTLGVKQLIIGVNKMDSTEPPYSSKRYQEITKEVGAYVKKIGYNPASVAFVPISGWHGDNMLEASAKMPWFKGWKITRKDGNAAGTTLMEALDSIIPPSRPINKPLRLPLQDVYKIGGIGTVPVGRVETGFMKAGMVVTFAPTNITTEVKSVEMHHEALAEALPGDNIGFNVKNVSVKDIRRGNVAGDSKNDPPMEAGSFTSQVIILNHPGKIAAGYSPVLDCHTAHIACKFAELKEKIDRRSGKKLEDNPKALKSGDAAIVQMIPGKPMCVESFSDYPPLGRFAVRDMRQTVAVGVIKGVEKKASAAAKVTKSAVKASKK; translated from the exons ATGGGAAAAGAGAAAATCCATATCAACATTGTGGTGATTGGCCATGTGGACTCTGGGAAATCGACTACTACTGGGCACCTCATCTACAAGTGTGGGGGCATCGACAAGAGAACCATTGAGAAGTTTGAGAAGGAGGCAGCTGAG ATGGGGAAGGGATCCTTCAAATATGCCTGGGTGCTGGATAAGCTGAAGGCTGAACGGGAGCGTGGGATCACCATTGACATCTCCCTGTGGAAGTTCGAGACCACCAAGTACTACATCACCATCATTGATGCCCCTGGCCACAGAGATTTCATCAAGAACATGATCACCGGCACCTCTCAGGTATGGACTGACCCTGCTCTGGGTGAAGGTGATGATATGCCTAAGCAGCTAGAACTGTGGCATGCTCTTATACTGTGTCCCTCCCTACCCCAGGCTGACTGTGCAGTGCTGATTGTGGCAGCTGGTGTGGGAGAGTTTGAAGCTGGCATCTCTAAGAATGGGCAGACCCGGGAGCATGCCCTGCTGGCCTACACGCTGGGGGTGAAGCAACTTATCATTGGGGTGAATAAGATGGACTCCACAGAGCCCCCTTACAGCAGCAAGCGCTACCAGGAGATCACCAAGGAAGTGGGTGCCTATGTCAAGAAGATTGGCTACAACCCAGCCTCTGTGGCATTTGTGCCCATCTCTGGCTGGCATGGGGACAACATGCTGGAGGCCAGTGCCAAA ATGCCTTGGTTCAAAGGCTGGAAGATCACTAGGAAGGATGGGAATGCTGCAGGCACCACTCTAATGGAAGCTCTGGATTCCATTATCCCTCCTTCCCGCCCAATTAACAAGCCACTCCGCCTGCCCCTGCAGGATGTCTACAAGATTGGCG GTATCGGAACGGTCCCCGTGGGCCGTGTGGAGACAGGCTTCATGAAGGCTGGCATGGTGGTGACTTTTGCCCCCACCAACATCACCACAGAGGTGAAATCGGTGGAAATGCATCATGAGGCTCTGGCAGAGGCACTGCCAGGTGACAACATTGGGTTCAACGTGAAGAACGTGTCTGTGAAAGACATCCGGCGTGGGAACGTGGCCGGAGACAGCAAGAACGACCCTCCCATGGAGGCCGGTAGCTTCACCTCTcag GTCATCATCCTGAACCACCCAGGCAAGATAGCTGCTGGCTACTCCCCAGTGCTGGATTGCCATACTGCTCACATCGCCTGCAAATTTGCAGAGCTGAAGGAGAAGATCGACCGCAGGTCTGGCAAGAAGCTGGAGGACAATCCCAAGGCCCTGAAGTCTGGAGATGCTGCCATTGTGCAGATGATTCCTGGCAAACCCATGTGTGTGGAGAGCTTCTCAGACTACCCACCTCTTG GTCGCTTTGCTGTTCGTGACATGAGACAGACGGTGGCTGTGGGTGTGATCAAGGGGGTAGAGAAGAAAGCCAGTGCAGCTGCCAAAGTCACCAAATCAGCTGTGAAGGCCAGTAAGAAATGA